A genomic region of Gemmata massiliana contains the following coding sequences:
- a CDS encoding DUF3303 domain-containing protein, with amino-acid sequence MLFMVIERFKNRDPVPIYQRVRESGRSLPDGLRFVNSWIEVNFDRCFQLMECADARLLMQWILQWRDLVEFEVVPVCPSQETRELVAGPGDRPV; translated from the coding sequence ATGTTGTTCATGGTTATCGAGCGGTTCAAGAACCGCGATCCCGTGCCTATCTATCAGCGGGTCCGCGAATCGGGGCGCTCGCTCCCCGACGGGCTGCGGTTCGTGAACAGTTGGATCGAGGTCAACTTCGACCGCTGTTTTCAGTTGATGGAGTGTGCCGACGCTCGACTGTTGATGCAGTGGATTTTGCAGTGGCGGGATCTGGTTGAGTTTGAAGTGGTCCCGGTCTGTCCGTCTCAAGAAACGCGCGAGTTAGTTGCGGGGCCGGGCGACCGACCGGTGTGA